One window of the Oncorhynchus mykiss isolate Arlee chromosome 5, USDA_OmykA_1.1, whole genome shotgun sequence genome contains the following:
- the LOC110524708 gene encoding G-protein-signaling modulator 2 isoform X5: protein MFTIIGMETSCLELALEGERQCKVGNYRAGVSFFESAIQVGTEDLQILSAIYSQLGNAYFHLQEYSKALEYHRHDLNLTRTIGDELGEAKASGNLGNTLKVLGRFDEAVVCCQRHYDITRGMYDKVGQARALYNFGNVYHAKGKSICWTGAEPGEIPEEAKVALNKATEYYEFNLSIVKDLGDRAAQGRTYGNLGNTHYLLGNFQRAVVAHGQRLLIAKEFGDRAAERRAYYNLGNAYIFLDQFEVAAEHYKKTLQLAMVLKDKAVEAQACYSLGNTYTLQQDYQRAIDYHLKHLIIAQELKDRVGEGRACWSLGNAHTALGNHQKAIHFAEKHLEISKETGDKNGEATARMNMADLRLVLGLGQNPSSSLNTNNSSVLTENHRTQDTLPGVKSERRSNSMEDLEHIGLGPEKTVENWDEDVFRPSNPKSSMAKASSKLFFINRFRGKKHKKHSSPTRDGVLQDTSNKPTAREMGTHKSGVKIGCSDTLGDDGFFDLLSRFQGSRMDDQRCSLLDGESRLSDPFSPCTTPPVAMRKSTSACEANPEPGHYLDLRDSSQGSRLDEQRASVGSSLPGLRLSTSDQPIRLHPMLSRLMTSADQPQDDDVFFDMLVKCQGSRLNDQRCEEPPPSTRGPTVPAEDFFSLILRSQANRMDEQRVPPPPLSSDPNQPISD from the exons GATGGAGACGTCTTGTCTGGAGTTGGCcctggagggggagaggcagtgtaAGGTGGGGAATTACCGTGCCGGGGTATCCTTCTTTGAGTCGGCAATCCAGGTTGGCACAGAGGACCTCCAGATCCTCAGCGCCATCTACAGCCAGCTGGGCAACGCCTACTTCCACCTGCAGGAGTACAGCAAGGCTCTAGAATACCACCGCCACGACCTCAACCTCACCAG AACCATTGGAGATGAACTTGGAGAAGCAAAAGCCAGTGGTAACCTTGGGAACACTTTGAAGGTTTTGGGAAGGTTTGATGAAGCAGTGGTCTGTTGCCAAAGACACTATGACATTACCAGAGGGATGTATGATAAG gTTGGGCAGGCCCGAGCGCTGTATAATTTTGGCAACGTTTACCATGCCAAGGGGAAAAGCATCTGCTGGACTGGAGCAGAGCCAGGAGAAATCCCTGAGGAGGCCAAGGTCGCTCTGAACAAAGCCACAGAGTATTACGA ATTCAACCTTTCCATTGTGAAGGACTTGGGGGATCGGGCAGCACAGGGGCGGACCTATGGTAACCTAGGTAACACACACTATTTGCTCGGAAACTTCCAGCGAGCTGTGGTGGCCCATGGACAG CGTCTCCTCATCGCTAAGGAGTTTGGGGACAGGGCGGCTGAGAGGAGGGCCTACTATAACCTAGGCAACGCATACATCTTCCTAGACCAGTTTGAAGTGGCGGCTGAACATTACAA GAAGACTCTGCAGCTGGCCATGGTGCTGAAGGATAAGGCTGTGGAGGCTCAGGCCTGTTATAGCCTGGGGAACACCTACACACTGCAGCAGGACTACCAGAGAGCCATCGACTATCACCTCAAACACCTTATTATCGCACAGGAGCTCAAGGACAG GGTTGGGGAGGGCAGAGCGTGCTGGAGTTTAGGAAATGCCCACACAGCCTTGGGGAATCATCAGAAGGCCATTCACTTTGCTGAGAAGCATCTGGAGATATCCAAAGAG ACTGGAGACAAAAATGGTGAGGCAACAGCCAGGATGAATATGGCAGACCTGAGGTTAGTGCTGGGTCTGGGTCAGAACCCAAGCTCAAGCCTCAACACCAACAACAGCTCTGTTCTGACTGAGAACCACAGGACGCAGGATACCTTACCAG GTGTGAAGTCAGAAAGAAGGAGTAACAGTATGGAGGACTTGGAGCATATAGGACTGGGCCCTGAGAAAACTGTAGAA AACTGGGACGAAGATGTATTCAGGCCTTCTAACCCTAAATCCAGCATGGCCAAGGCCTCCTCCAAACTGTTCTTCATCAACCGGTTCAGAGGGAAGAAACACAAGAAACACAGCTCTCCTACCAGAGATGGGGTCCTCCAGGACACCAGCAACAAGCCCACGGCCCGAGAGATGGGCACGCATAAGTCAGGAGTCAAG ATCGGATGTTCTGACACTCTGGGTGACGATGGCTTCTTCGACCTCCTCAGTCGTTTCCAGGGCAGCAGAATGGACGACCAAAGGTGCTCCTTATTGGACGGCGAGAGCCGTCTCTCCGATCCCTTCTCTCCCTGTACTACCCCGCCCGTAGCCATGAGGAAAT CTACTTCCGCATGCGAGGCCAACCCGGAGCCTGGGCATTACCTGGATCTGCGGGACAGCTCCCAGGGCAGTCGACTGGACGAACAGAGAGCCAGCGTGGGCAGCAGCCTCCCCGGTTTACGTCTCAGCACCTCCGATCAGCCCATCAGGCTCCACCCCATGCTCAGTCGCCTGATGACCAGTGCTGACCAGCCTCAGGATGACGACGTCTTCTTTGACATGCTAGTCAAGTGCCAG GGTTCAAGACTGAATGACCAGCGGTGTGAAGAACCCCCTCCCTCCACTAGAGGTCCTACTGTCCCAGCTGAGGACTTCTTTAGCCTTATCCTGCGCTCCCAGGCTAACCGGATGGACGAGCAGCGGGTCCCACCACCACCCCTAAGCTCCGACCCTAACCAGCCCATCTCGGACTGA
- the LOC110524708 gene encoding G-protein-signaling modulator 2 isoform X4 — MMVFIHTRMETSCLELALEGERQCKVGNYRAGVSFFESAIQVGTEDLQILSAIYSQLGNAYFHLQEYSKALEYHRHDLNLTRTIGDELGEAKASGNLGNTLKVLGRFDEAVVCCQRHYDITRGMYDKVGQARALYNFGNVYHAKGKSICWTGAEPGEIPEEAKVALNKATEYYEFNLSIVKDLGDRAAQGRTYGNLGNTHYLLGNFQRAVVAHGQRLLIAKEFGDRAAERRAYYNLGNAYIFLDQFEVAAEHYKKTLQLAMVLKDKAVEAQACYSLGNTYTLQQDYQRAIDYHLKHLIIAQELKDRVGEGRACWSLGNAHTALGNHQKAIHFAEKHLEISKETGDKNGEATARMNMADLRLVLGLGQNPSSSLNTNNSSVLTENHRTQDTLPGVKSERRSNSMEDLEHIGLGPEKTVENWDEDVFRPSNPKSSMAKASSKLFFINRFRGKKHKKHSSPTRDGVLQDTSNKPTAREMGTHKSGVKIGCSDTLGDDGFFDLLSRFQGSRMDDQRCSLLDGESRLSDPFSPCTTPPVAMRKSTSACEANPEPGHYLDLRDSSQGSRLDEQRASVGSSLPGLRLSTSDQPIRLHPMLSRLMTSADQPQDDDVFFDMLVKCQGSRLNDQRCEEPPPSTRGPTVPAEDFFSLILRSQANRMDEQRVPPPPLSSDPNQPISD, encoded by the exons atgatggTCTTCATCCATACACG GATGGAGACGTCTTGTCTGGAGTTGGCcctggagggggagaggcagtgtaAGGTGGGGAATTACCGTGCCGGGGTATCCTTCTTTGAGTCGGCAATCCAGGTTGGCACAGAGGACCTCCAGATCCTCAGCGCCATCTACAGCCAGCTGGGCAACGCCTACTTCCACCTGCAGGAGTACAGCAAGGCTCTAGAATACCACCGCCACGACCTCAACCTCACCAG AACCATTGGAGATGAACTTGGAGAAGCAAAAGCCAGTGGTAACCTTGGGAACACTTTGAAGGTTTTGGGAAGGTTTGATGAAGCAGTGGTCTGTTGCCAAAGACACTATGACATTACCAGAGGGATGTATGATAAG gTTGGGCAGGCCCGAGCGCTGTATAATTTTGGCAACGTTTACCATGCCAAGGGGAAAAGCATCTGCTGGACTGGAGCAGAGCCAGGAGAAATCCCTGAGGAGGCCAAGGTCGCTCTGAACAAAGCCACAGAGTATTACGA ATTCAACCTTTCCATTGTGAAGGACTTGGGGGATCGGGCAGCACAGGGGCGGACCTATGGTAACCTAGGTAACACACACTATTTGCTCGGAAACTTCCAGCGAGCTGTGGTGGCCCATGGACAG CGTCTCCTCATCGCTAAGGAGTTTGGGGACAGGGCGGCTGAGAGGAGGGCCTACTATAACCTAGGCAACGCATACATCTTCCTAGACCAGTTTGAAGTGGCGGCTGAACATTACAA GAAGACTCTGCAGCTGGCCATGGTGCTGAAGGATAAGGCTGTGGAGGCTCAGGCCTGTTATAGCCTGGGGAACACCTACACACTGCAGCAGGACTACCAGAGAGCCATCGACTATCACCTCAAACACCTTATTATCGCACAGGAGCTCAAGGACAG GGTTGGGGAGGGCAGAGCGTGCTGGAGTTTAGGAAATGCCCACACAGCCTTGGGGAATCATCAGAAGGCCATTCACTTTGCTGAGAAGCATCTGGAGATATCCAAAGAG ACTGGAGACAAAAATGGTGAGGCAACAGCCAGGATGAATATGGCAGACCTGAGGTTAGTGCTGGGTCTGGGTCAGAACCCAAGCTCAAGCCTCAACACCAACAACAGCTCTGTTCTGACTGAGAACCACAGGACGCAGGATACCTTACCAG GTGTGAAGTCAGAAAGAAGGAGTAACAGTATGGAGGACTTGGAGCATATAGGACTGGGCCCTGAGAAAACTGTAGAA AACTGGGACGAAGATGTATTCAGGCCTTCTAACCCTAAATCCAGCATGGCCAAGGCCTCCTCCAAACTGTTCTTCATCAACCGGTTCAGAGGGAAGAAACACAAGAAACACAGCTCTCCTACCAGAGATGGGGTCCTCCAGGACACCAGCAACAAGCCCACGGCCCGAGAGATGGGCACGCATAAGTCAGGAGTCAAG ATCGGATGTTCTGACACTCTGGGTGACGATGGCTTCTTCGACCTCCTCAGTCGTTTCCAGGGCAGCAGAATGGACGACCAAAGGTGCTCCTTATTGGACGGCGAGAGCCGTCTCTCCGATCCCTTCTCTCCCTGTACTACCCCGCCCGTAGCCATGAGGAAAT CTACTTCCGCATGCGAGGCCAACCCGGAGCCTGGGCATTACCTGGATCTGCGGGACAGCTCCCAGGGCAGTCGACTGGACGAACAGAGAGCCAGCGTGGGCAGCAGCCTCCCCGGTTTACGTCTCAGCACCTCCGATCAGCCCATCAGGCTCCACCCCATGCTCAGTCGCCTGATGACCAGTGCTGACCAGCCTCAGGATGACGACGTCTTCTTTGACATGCTAGTCAAGTGCCAG GGTTCAAGACTGAATGACCAGCGGTGTGAAGAACCCCCTCCCTCCACTAGAGGTCCTACTGTCCCAGCTGAGGACTTCTTTAGCCTTATCCTGCGCTCCCAGGCTAACCGGATGGACGAGCAGCGGGTCCCACCACCACCCCTAAGCTCCGACCCTAACCAGCCCATCTCGGACTGA
- the LOC110524708 gene encoding G-protein-signaling modulator 2 isoform X1: MCQHAKRQQLSCLTLKEQVSIIASDRVIEKLEMSILSKVREWVRMKRGSRMETSCLELALEGERQCKVGNYRAGVSFFESAIQVGTEDLQILSAIYSQLGNAYFHLQEYSKALEYHRHDLNLTRTIGDELGEAKASGNLGNTLKVLGRFDEAVVCCQRHYDITRGMYDKVGQARALYNFGNVYHAKGKSICWTGAEPGEIPEEAKVALNKATEYYEFNLSIVKDLGDRAAQGRTYGNLGNTHYLLGNFQRAVVAHGQRLLIAKEFGDRAAERRAYYNLGNAYIFLDQFEVAAEHYKKTLQLAMVLKDKAVEAQACYSLGNTYTLQQDYQRAIDYHLKHLIIAQELKDRVGEGRACWSLGNAHTALGNHQKAIHFAEKHLEISKETGDKNGEATARMNMADLRLVLGLGQNPSSSLNTNNSSVLTENHRTQDTLPGVKSERRSNSMEDLEHIGLGPEKTVENWDEDVFRPSNPKSSMAKASSKLFFINRFRGKKHKKHSSPTRDGVLQDTSNKPTAREMGTHKSGVKIGCSDTLGDDGFFDLLSRFQGSRMDDQRCSLLDGESRLSDPFSPCTTPPVAMRKSTSACEANPEPGHYLDLRDSSQGSRLDEQRASVGSSLPGLRLSTSDQPIRLHPMLSRLMTSADQPQDDDVFFDMLVKCQGSRLNDQRCEEPPPSTRGPTVPAEDFFSLILRSQANRMDEQRVPPPPLSSDPNQPISD; encoded by the exons GATGGAGACGTCTTGTCTGGAGTTGGCcctggagggggagaggcagtgtaAGGTGGGGAATTACCGTGCCGGGGTATCCTTCTTTGAGTCGGCAATCCAGGTTGGCACAGAGGACCTCCAGATCCTCAGCGCCATCTACAGCCAGCTGGGCAACGCCTACTTCCACCTGCAGGAGTACAGCAAGGCTCTAGAATACCACCGCCACGACCTCAACCTCACCAG AACCATTGGAGATGAACTTGGAGAAGCAAAAGCCAGTGGTAACCTTGGGAACACTTTGAAGGTTTTGGGAAGGTTTGATGAAGCAGTGGTCTGTTGCCAAAGACACTATGACATTACCAGAGGGATGTATGATAAG gTTGGGCAGGCCCGAGCGCTGTATAATTTTGGCAACGTTTACCATGCCAAGGGGAAAAGCATCTGCTGGACTGGAGCAGAGCCAGGAGAAATCCCTGAGGAGGCCAAGGTCGCTCTGAACAAAGCCACAGAGTATTACGA ATTCAACCTTTCCATTGTGAAGGACTTGGGGGATCGGGCAGCACAGGGGCGGACCTATGGTAACCTAGGTAACACACACTATTTGCTCGGAAACTTCCAGCGAGCTGTGGTGGCCCATGGACAG CGTCTCCTCATCGCTAAGGAGTTTGGGGACAGGGCGGCTGAGAGGAGGGCCTACTATAACCTAGGCAACGCATACATCTTCCTAGACCAGTTTGAAGTGGCGGCTGAACATTACAA GAAGACTCTGCAGCTGGCCATGGTGCTGAAGGATAAGGCTGTGGAGGCTCAGGCCTGTTATAGCCTGGGGAACACCTACACACTGCAGCAGGACTACCAGAGAGCCATCGACTATCACCTCAAACACCTTATTATCGCACAGGAGCTCAAGGACAG GGTTGGGGAGGGCAGAGCGTGCTGGAGTTTAGGAAATGCCCACACAGCCTTGGGGAATCATCAGAAGGCCATTCACTTTGCTGAGAAGCATCTGGAGATATCCAAAGAG ACTGGAGACAAAAATGGTGAGGCAACAGCCAGGATGAATATGGCAGACCTGAGGTTAGTGCTGGGTCTGGGTCAGAACCCAAGCTCAAGCCTCAACACCAACAACAGCTCTGTTCTGACTGAGAACCACAGGACGCAGGATACCTTACCAG GTGTGAAGTCAGAAAGAAGGAGTAACAGTATGGAGGACTTGGAGCATATAGGACTGGGCCCTGAGAAAACTGTAGAA AACTGGGACGAAGATGTATTCAGGCCTTCTAACCCTAAATCCAGCATGGCCAAGGCCTCCTCCAAACTGTTCTTCATCAACCGGTTCAGAGGGAAGAAACACAAGAAACACAGCTCTCCTACCAGAGATGGGGTCCTCCAGGACACCAGCAACAAGCCCACGGCCCGAGAGATGGGCACGCATAAGTCAGGAGTCAAG ATCGGATGTTCTGACACTCTGGGTGACGATGGCTTCTTCGACCTCCTCAGTCGTTTCCAGGGCAGCAGAATGGACGACCAAAGGTGCTCCTTATTGGACGGCGAGAGCCGTCTCTCCGATCCCTTCTCTCCCTGTACTACCCCGCCCGTAGCCATGAGGAAAT CTACTTCCGCATGCGAGGCCAACCCGGAGCCTGGGCATTACCTGGATCTGCGGGACAGCTCCCAGGGCAGTCGACTGGACGAACAGAGAGCCAGCGTGGGCAGCAGCCTCCCCGGTTTACGTCTCAGCACCTCCGATCAGCCCATCAGGCTCCACCCCATGCTCAGTCGCCTGATGACCAGTGCTGACCAGCCTCAGGATGACGACGTCTTCTTTGACATGCTAGTCAAGTGCCAG GGTTCAAGACTGAATGACCAGCGGTGTGAAGAACCCCCTCCCTCCACTAGAGGTCCTACTGTCCCAGCTGAGGACTTCTTTAGCCTTATCCTGCGCTCCCAGGCTAACCGGATGGACGAGCAGCGGGTCCCACCACCACCCCTAAGCTCCGACCCTAACCAGCCCATCTCGGACTGA
- the LOC110524708 gene encoding G-protein-signaling modulator 2 isoform X2 produces MSWRRWLAKLARRNTSLGRTVVSRRTAHVHAIKRKSLLRMETSCLELALEGERQCKVGNYRAGVSFFESAIQVGTEDLQILSAIYSQLGNAYFHLQEYSKALEYHRHDLNLTRTIGDELGEAKASGNLGNTLKVLGRFDEAVVCCQRHYDITRGMYDKVGQARALYNFGNVYHAKGKSICWTGAEPGEIPEEAKVALNKATEYYEFNLSIVKDLGDRAAQGRTYGNLGNTHYLLGNFQRAVVAHGQRLLIAKEFGDRAAERRAYYNLGNAYIFLDQFEVAAEHYKKTLQLAMVLKDKAVEAQACYSLGNTYTLQQDYQRAIDYHLKHLIIAQELKDRVGEGRACWSLGNAHTALGNHQKAIHFAEKHLEISKETGDKNGEATARMNMADLRLVLGLGQNPSSSLNTNNSSVLTENHRTQDTLPGVKSERRSNSMEDLEHIGLGPEKTVENWDEDVFRPSNPKSSMAKASSKLFFINRFRGKKHKKHSSPTRDGVLQDTSNKPTAREMGTHKSGVKIGCSDTLGDDGFFDLLSRFQGSRMDDQRCSLLDGESRLSDPFSPCTTPPVAMRKSTSACEANPEPGHYLDLRDSSQGSRLDEQRASVGSSLPGLRLSTSDQPIRLHPMLSRLMTSADQPQDDDVFFDMLVKCQGSRLNDQRCEEPPPSTRGPTVPAEDFFSLILRSQANRMDEQRVPPPPLSSDPNQPISD; encoded by the exons atgtcatggcgacgttggctagctaaactTGCGCGCAGAAACACGTCATTGGGTCGAACAGTTGTGTCACGAcgaactgcgcatgtgcatgCCATCAAACGAAAGTCACTTCTTCG GATGGAGACGTCTTGTCTGGAGTTGGCcctggagggggagaggcagtgtaAGGTGGGGAATTACCGTGCCGGGGTATCCTTCTTTGAGTCGGCAATCCAGGTTGGCACAGAGGACCTCCAGATCCTCAGCGCCATCTACAGCCAGCTGGGCAACGCCTACTTCCACCTGCAGGAGTACAGCAAGGCTCTAGAATACCACCGCCACGACCTCAACCTCACCAG AACCATTGGAGATGAACTTGGAGAAGCAAAAGCCAGTGGTAACCTTGGGAACACTTTGAAGGTTTTGGGAAGGTTTGATGAAGCAGTGGTCTGTTGCCAAAGACACTATGACATTACCAGAGGGATGTATGATAAG gTTGGGCAGGCCCGAGCGCTGTATAATTTTGGCAACGTTTACCATGCCAAGGGGAAAAGCATCTGCTGGACTGGAGCAGAGCCAGGAGAAATCCCTGAGGAGGCCAAGGTCGCTCTGAACAAAGCCACAGAGTATTACGA ATTCAACCTTTCCATTGTGAAGGACTTGGGGGATCGGGCAGCACAGGGGCGGACCTATGGTAACCTAGGTAACACACACTATTTGCTCGGAAACTTCCAGCGAGCTGTGGTGGCCCATGGACAG CGTCTCCTCATCGCTAAGGAGTTTGGGGACAGGGCGGCTGAGAGGAGGGCCTACTATAACCTAGGCAACGCATACATCTTCCTAGACCAGTTTGAAGTGGCGGCTGAACATTACAA GAAGACTCTGCAGCTGGCCATGGTGCTGAAGGATAAGGCTGTGGAGGCTCAGGCCTGTTATAGCCTGGGGAACACCTACACACTGCAGCAGGACTACCAGAGAGCCATCGACTATCACCTCAAACACCTTATTATCGCACAGGAGCTCAAGGACAG GGTTGGGGAGGGCAGAGCGTGCTGGAGTTTAGGAAATGCCCACACAGCCTTGGGGAATCATCAGAAGGCCATTCACTTTGCTGAGAAGCATCTGGAGATATCCAAAGAG ACTGGAGACAAAAATGGTGAGGCAACAGCCAGGATGAATATGGCAGACCTGAGGTTAGTGCTGGGTCTGGGTCAGAACCCAAGCTCAAGCCTCAACACCAACAACAGCTCTGTTCTGACTGAGAACCACAGGACGCAGGATACCTTACCAG GTGTGAAGTCAGAAAGAAGGAGTAACAGTATGGAGGACTTGGAGCATATAGGACTGGGCCCTGAGAAAACTGTAGAA AACTGGGACGAAGATGTATTCAGGCCTTCTAACCCTAAATCCAGCATGGCCAAGGCCTCCTCCAAACTGTTCTTCATCAACCGGTTCAGAGGGAAGAAACACAAGAAACACAGCTCTCCTACCAGAGATGGGGTCCTCCAGGACACCAGCAACAAGCCCACGGCCCGAGAGATGGGCACGCATAAGTCAGGAGTCAAG ATCGGATGTTCTGACACTCTGGGTGACGATGGCTTCTTCGACCTCCTCAGTCGTTTCCAGGGCAGCAGAATGGACGACCAAAGGTGCTCCTTATTGGACGGCGAGAGCCGTCTCTCCGATCCCTTCTCTCCCTGTACTACCCCGCCCGTAGCCATGAGGAAAT CTACTTCCGCATGCGAGGCCAACCCGGAGCCTGGGCATTACCTGGATCTGCGGGACAGCTCCCAGGGCAGTCGACTGGACGAACAGAGAGCCAGCGTGGGCAGCAGCCTCCCCGGTTTACGTCTCAGCACCTCCGATCAGCCCATCAGGCTCCACCCCATGCTCAGTCGCCTGATGACCAGTGCTGACCAGCCTCAGGATGACGACGTCTTCTTTGACATGCTAGTCAAGTGCCAG GGTTCAAGACTGAATGACCAGCGGTGTGAAGAACCCCCTCCCTCCACTAGAGGTCCTACTGTCCCAGCTGAGGACTTCTTTAGCCTTATCCTGCGCTCCCAGGCTAACCGGATGGACGAGCAGCGGGTCCCACCACCACCCCTAAGCTCCGACCCTAACCAGCCCATCTCGGACTGA
- the LOC110524708 gene encoding G-protein-signaling modulator 2 isoform X3 has translation MDTSVSLISAQDKQQALHDRHRMETSCLELALEGERQCKVGNYRAGVSFFESAIQVGTEDLQILSAIYSQLGNAYFHLQEYSKALEYHRHDLNLTRTIGDELGEAKASGNLGNTLKVLGRFDEAVVCCQRHYDITRGMYDKVGQARALYNFGNVYHAKGKSICWTGAEPGEIPEEAKVALNKATEYYEFNLSIVKDLGDRAAQGRTYGNLGNTHYLLGNFQRAVVAHGQRLLIAKEFGDRAAERRAYYNLGNAYIFLDQFEVAAEHYKKTLQLAMVLKDKAVEAQACYSLGNTYTLQQDYQRAIDYHLKHLIIAQELKDRVGEGRACWSLGNAHTALGNHQKAIHFAEKHLEISKETGDKNGEATARMNMADLRLVLGLGQNPSSSLNTNNSSVLTENHRTQDTLPGVKSERRSNSMEDLEHIGLGPEKTVENWDEDVFRPSNPKSSMAKASSKLFFINRFRGKKHKKHSSPTRDGVLQDTSNKPTAREMGTHKSGVKIGCSDTLGDDGFFDLLSRFQGSRMDDQRCSLLDGESRLSDPFSPCTTPPVAMRKSTSACEANPEPGHYLDLRDSSQGSRLDEQRASVGSSLPGLRLSTSDQPIRLHPMLSRLMTSADQPQDDDVFFDMLVKCQGSRLNDQRCEEPPPSTRGPTVPAEDFFSLILRSQANRMDEQRVPPPPLSSDPNQPISD, from the exons GATGGAGACGTCTTGTCTGGAGTTGGCcctggagggggagaggcagtgtaAGGTGGGGAATTACCGTGCCGGGGTATCCTTCTTTGAGTCGGCAATCCAGGTTGGCACAGAGGACCTCCAGATCCTCAGCGCCATCTACAGCCAGCTGGGCAACGCCTACTTCCACCTGCAGGAGTACAGCAAGGCTCTAGAATACCACCGCCACGACCTCAACCTCACCAG AACCATTGGAGATGAACTTGGAGAAGCAAAAGCCAGTGGTAACCTTGGGAACACTTTGAAGGTTTTGGGAAGGTTTGATGAAGCAGTGGTCTGTTGCCAAAGACACTATGACATTACCAGAGGGATGTATGATAAG gTTGGGCAGGCCCGAGCGCTGTATAATTTTGGCAACGTTTACCATGCCAAGGGGAAAAGCATCTGCTGGACTGGAGCAGAGCCAGGAGAAATCCCTGAGGAGGCCAAGGTCGCTCTGAACAAAGCCACAGAGTATTACGA ATTCAACCTTTCCATTGTGAAGGACTTGGGGGATCGGGCAGCACAGGGGCGGACCTATGGTAACCTAGGTAACACACACTATTTGCTCGGAAACTTCCAGCGAGCTGTGGTGGCCCATGGACAG CGTCTCCTCATCGCTAAGGAGTTTGGGGACAGGGCGGCTGAGAGGAGGGCCTACTATAACCTAGGCAACGCATACATCTTCCTAGACCAGTTTGAAGTGGCGGCTGAACATTACAA GAAGACTCTGCAGCTGGCCATGGTGCTGAAGGATAAGGCTGTGGAGGCTCAGGCCTGTTATAGCCTGGGGAACACCTACACACTGCAGCAGGACTACCAGAGAGCCATCGACTATCACCTCAAACACCTTATTATCGCACAGGAGCTCAAGGACAG GGTTGGGGAGGGCAGAGCGTGCTGGAGTTTAGGAAATGCCCACACAGCCTTGGGGAATCATCAGAAGGCCATTCACTTTGCTGAGAAGCATCTGGAGATATCCAAAGAG ACTGGAGACAAAAATGGTGAGGCAACAGCCAGGATGAATATGGCAGACCTGAGGTTAGTGCTGGGTCTGGGTCAGAACCCAAGCTCAAGCCTCAACACCAACAACAGCTCTGTTCTGACTGAGAACCACAGGACGCAGGATACCTTACCAG GTGTGAAGTCAGAAAGAAGGAGTAACAGTATGGAGGACTTGGAGCATATAGGACTGGGCCCTGAGAAAACTGTAGAA AACTGGGACGAAGATGTATTCAGGCCTTCTAACCCTAAATCCAGCATGGCCAAGGCCTCCTCCAAACTGTTCTTCATCAACCGGTTCAGAGGGAAGAAACACAAGAAACACAGCTCTCCTACCAGAGATGGGGTCCTCCAGGACACCAGCAACAAGCCCACGGCCCGAGAGATGGGCACGCATAAGTCAGGAGTCAAG ATCGGATGTTCTGACACTCTGGGTGACGATGGCTTCTTCGACCTCCTCAGTCGTTTCCAGGGCAGCAGAATGGACGACCAAAGGTGCTCCTTATTGGACGGCGAGAGCCGTCTCTCCGATCCCTTCTCTCCCTGTACTACCCCGCCCGTAGCCATGAGGAAAT CTACTTCCGCATGCGAGGCCAACCCGGAGCCTGGGCATTACCTGGATCTGCGGGACAGCTCCCAGGGCAGTCGACTGGACGAACAGAGAGCCAGCGTGGGCAGCAGCCTCCCCGGTTTACGTCTCAGCACCTCCGATCAGCCCATCAGGCTCCACCCCATGCTCAGTCGCCTGATGACCAGTGCTGACCAGCCTCAGGATGACGACGTCTTCTTTGACATGCTAGTCAAGTGCCAG GGTTCAAGACTGAATGACCAGCGGTGTGAAGAACCCCCTCCCTCCACTAGAGGTCCTACTGTCCCAGCTGAGGACTTCTTTAGCCTTATCCTGCGCTCCCAGGCTAACCGGATGGACGAGCAGCGGGTCCCACCACCACCCCTAAGCTCCGACCCTAACCAGCCCATCTCGGACTGA